A genomic window from Schistocerca serialis cubense isolate TAMUIC-IGC-003099 chromosome 4, iqSchSeri2.2, whole genome shotgun sequence includes:
- the LOC126475164 gene encoding cuticle protein 18.6-like, with amino-acid sequence MYKLVILAAVLAAAAAAPEPRPAPGFLAAPAVAAAPVAYAAPAVAAPAVAYAAPALHAPLAYAAAPAIVKTHLI; translated from the exons ATGTACAAGCTG GTGATCCTCGCCGCCGTGctggccgccgctgccgccgcccccgAGCCACGGCCCGCCCCCGGCTTCCTGGCCGCGCCTGCTGTTGCCGCCGCCCCCGTAGCCTATGCCGCCCCCGCCGTGGCCGCCCCCGCCGTTGCCTACGCCGCGCCGGCCCTGCACGCCCCCTTGGCTTACGCAGCGGCGCCGGCCATCGTCAAGACACACCTCATCTGA